In one Tepidisphaeraceae bacterium genomic region, the following are encoded:
- a CDS encoding cation:proton antiporter codes for MILIASRLLGMLALRIGQPQVVGEMLAGIMLGPSLLGLMSPETFQSLFPADSVGALNVLAQVGIVLFLFLIGLELDPKLVQGKRRSALIISTASIVAPMALGIGLTFYLFNRHYDPATDGFLSVSLFMGAAMSVTAFPVLARILTERNLHKTQIGAMAITCAAANDMIAWCLLAFVVAITTADGTLLDAGRTVLLSLVYITVMVMLVRPFLQRLQGLHDSQGRLSQGVFALILSLVLVSAIATDLIGIHALFGAFMLGAIMPKGSRFVHTLNEKLEDVTVVFLLPIFFASAGLETKIGLLNSGALWVDAMLIIAIACAGKFGGSALAARACGMPWREASAIGILMNTRGLMELVILKVGLDLGVVTPPVFAMLVIMAIVTTALTTPALAWAYPKRLMQPASPRPAEPAGASETPSPHKGYSVLIPVASPRSGGPLVQLASLITGRTSGRIIALHLRRPVERDAYRTGLDDSITPAQDESLEPLLARASAQQIPVDPRTFTSVDVPGDIAQVAYDERSNLVLIGFHNPVFGQALLGGTVARVMHDTDTDVAVFIDRGFRQPRRLLVPFLGTSHDRLALELADRIGRAGETSITVLHVVAPKSANATTPTGARHAVERVFNDPTQPRPVEVRTIESETPVSAVLEAAGEFDLVIIGVSETWGLGSRLFGMRAERIARDCVSSLLIVRKHSHQTAEASKR; via the coding sequence ACGTTTCAGAGCCTTTTCCCGGCCGACTCGGTGGGCGCGCTGAACGTGCTGGCGCAGGTCGGCATCGTGCTGTTCCTGTTCCTGATCGGGCTCGAGCTGGACCCGAAACTCGTGCAGGGCAAGCGCCGTAGCGCGCTAATCATCAGCACGGCCAGCATCGTCGCGCCGATGGCGCTCGGCATCGGGTTAACGTTCTACCTGTTCAACCGGCACTACGACCCCGCGACCGACGGCTTCCTGTCCGTGTCACTTTTCATGGGCGCCGCGATGAGCGTGACGGCGTTCCCGGTGCTGGCCCGCATCCTGACTGAGCGCAACCTGCACAAGACCCAGATCGGTGCGATGGCGATCACCTGCGCCGCCGCCAACGACATGATCGCCTGGTGCCTGCTGGCGTTCGTGGTCGCTATCACCACCGCCGACGGCACGCTGCTGGACGCCGGTCGGACCGTCCTGCTATCGCTGGTGTACATCACAGTCATGGTGATGCTCGTCCGGCCGTTCCTTCAGCGGTTGCAGGGGTTGCACGACAGCCAGGGGCGGCTGAGCCAAGGCGTCTTCGCGCTGATCCTGTCATTGGTGCTGGTGAGCGCGATCGCGACGGACCTGATCGGCATCCACGCGCTGTTTGGCGCGTTCATGCTGGGCGCGATTATGCCAAAGGGGTCGCGGTTCGTGCATACGCTCAACGAGAAGCTGGAGGACGTGACGGTCGTCTTCCTGCTGCCGATCTTCTTCGCCTCGGCCGGTCTTGAGACGAAGATCGGCCTGCTAAATAGCGGGGCGCTGTGGGTCGACGCGATGCTGATCATCGCGATCGCCTGCGCGGGCAAGTTCGGTGGATCGGCACTGGCGGCCCGCGCCTGCGGCATGCCGTGGCGCGAGGCGTCGGCGATCGGCATCCTCATGAACACGCGCGGCCTGATGGAACTGGTGATCCTGAAGGTCGGCCTGGACCTCGGCGTGGTCACCCCGCCGGTCTTCGCGATGCTCGTAATCATGGCGATCGTAACCACTGCACTCACGACGCCGGCCCTTGCGTGGGCGTATCCCAAGCGATTGATGCAGCCCGCATCGCCTCGGCCCGCGGAGCCAGCGGGGGCCAGCGAGACGCCGTCACCGCACAAGGGATACTCCGTGCTGATCCCGGTCGCCTCACCCCGCAGCGGTGGGCCGTTGGTGCAGTTGGCGAGCCTGATCACGGGGCGAACGAGCGGCCGGATCATCGCGCTGCACTTGCGCCGCCCGGTCGAACGCGACGCGTATCGCACCGGCCTGGATGACTCGATCACCCCCGCTCAGGACGAATCGCTGGAACCGCTGCTGGCACGGGCCAGCGCGCAGCAGATCCCGGTCGACCCGCGCACGTTCACCAGCGTGGACGTGCCCGGCGACATCGCGCAGGTAGCCTACGACGAGCGATCGAACCTCGTGTTGATCGGCTTCCACAACCCGGTCTTCGGCCAAGCGCTGCTTGGTGGCACGGTGGCGCGCGTGATGCACGACACCGATACCGACGTCGCCGTCTTCATCGACCGCGGCTTCCGCCAGCCGCGGCGCCTGCTGGTGCCCTTCCTCGGCACCTCGCACGACCGCCTGGCGCTGGAACTGGCCGACCGCATCGGCCGGGCGGGTGAGACGTCGATCACCGTGCTGCACGTGGTGGCCCCCAAGAGCGCCAACGCCACCACGCCCACCGGCGCACGGCACGCGGTCGAGCGCGTCTTCAACGATCCGACCCAGCCGCGCCCCGTGGAGGTGCGCACGATCGAGAGCGAGACCCCGGTGTCGGCCGTGCTCGAAGCGGCCGGTGAGTTTGACCTTGTCATTATCGGCGTTTCGGAAACGTGGGGCCTCGGCAGCCGCCTGTTCGGAATGCGCGCCGAACGCATCGCCCGCGACTGCGTGTCGTCGCTGCTCATCGTGCGCAAGCATTCCCATCAAACGGCTGAAGCTTCCAAGCGCTAG
- a CDS encoding ankyrin repeat domain-containing protein yields MSTSNGPSSSSPPPPRRRLPVKPSIENLKKQAKRLAKLEAIQLADAQHRLARGYGCRNWAELMRVVEVMNRGADQTIDVKREVEPLPRAVRARDVAKVRAILTGGDFTQHDLDAGLANAVWYGGDAPEVVKVRRELFDLLLDHGADPDGQYGSGYGPIVFGVGEGLDVLGLQWLLDAGCDVTFPPVDTKYGATCPLVAWTGTYVRGHNDAKHRGIDLLLQHGAYVPPELSPPVLAIHRGDAKQLADLLNADRALISKRITDMPHGNIRLAGATLLHCAVEFGEIECCEELLKRYADVNARADMIDGVGGQTPIFHAINTNGDRNLYMLEYLAARVGQHIDMSVRATWRGHAGWAVRDFDPTRTPMTPLEYAEKAARDIDPKHAHYKPRAIEELTIVRALDRRHAIAQAAARDDVQAVRTMIDADQNLLTPALWPPAIFQAKSLEMVTLLLDSGLDPNECSAPRKPLHLAADRGLVDVLRLLMSRGARLEVVDGENITPYELAFCGLATPPNVEAVRQVLREGGAVDTVFTHIYLGNDDAAIAMLRDDSALADARGPIGFTALQTAARAGRVAVIDALLAMGVAADSPTGVTNTPLWLACQSSANEADRIAIASRLLSAGANPRRECEDRSTPLHFAAWRGPLAMVELLLRHNAKEWLRDKNGKSPINYARDGGVAADREQIIELLDRPVIRDPHFKSAVQAVHAGDLATLKRLLSDHPNLASDAAEEPECYQPGYFKDPKLLWFVANNPTLMAVMPANIVDCAAAIIDAGAKRADLDYTLELVMTSDPARDQGLQQPLMALLLSRGAQVTPHAIHITLGHALREPVQAMVNQGLPMTASIAAGLGRNDDLTRLLPTADAGERHAALSMACINRQHEAARLCLDAGADANAFLLVHVHSTPLHQAAIHDDVEMLKLLVASGANLNTYDTLWNSTPLGWAIHENKPTAAAYLRSIGAT; encoded by the coding sequence ATGTCCACGTCCAACGGTCCGTCGTCGTCGTCACCGCCGCCGCCGCGTAGACGGCTGCCGGTCAAACCGTCCATCGAGAATCTGAAGAAGCAGGCCAAACGGCTGGCGAAGCTGGAGGCGATCCAGTTGGCCGATGCGCAGCACCGCCTGGCGCGCGGCTACGGCTGCCGCAACTGGGCCGAGCTGATGCGCGTCGTCGAGGTGATGAACCGCGGGGCGGATCAGACGATCGACGTGAAGCGCGAGGTCGAGCCGTTGCCCAGGGCCGTGCGTGCGCGCGACGTGGCGAAGGTGCGGGCGATCCTGACCGGTGGCGACTTCACGCAGCACGACCTGGACGCCGGCCTGGCCAACGCCGTGTGGTACGGCGGCGACGCGCCGGAGGTGGTGAAGGTCCGCCGGGAACTGTTCGACCTGCTGCTCGATCACGGCGCCGACCCCGACGGGCAGTACGGCAGCGGTTATGGGCCGATCGTGTTCGGCGTGGGCGAGGGCCTGGACGTGCTGGGGTTGCAGTGGCTGCTCGACGCCGGCTGCGACGTCACGTTTCCACCCGTCGATACGAAGTACGGCGCCACTTGCCCGCTGGTGGCGTGGACCGGCACGTACGTCCGAGGTCACAACGACGCCAAGCACCGTGGGATCGATCTGCTGCTGCAGCACGGCGCGTACGTTCCGCCGGAACTGTCGCCGCCCGTTCTGGCGATCCATCGGGGCGACGCAAAGCAACTGGCCGACCTGCTGAATGCGGACCGGGCGTTGATATCGAAGCGAATCACCGACATGCCCCACGGTAACATCCGGCTGGCCGGGGCAACGTTGCTGCACTGTGCCGTGGAGTTCGGTGAGATCGAGTGCTGTGAGGAACTGCTCAAGAGATACGCCGACGTCAATGCCCGTGCCGACATGATCGACGGCGTTGGGGGGCAAACGCCGATCTTCCACGCGATCAACACGAACGGCGATCGGAACCTGTACATGTTGGAATATCTCGCCGCGCGTGTCGGGCAGCACATCGACATGAGCGTTCGCGCGACGTGGCGCGGCCACGCCGGCTGGGCGGTTCGCGATTTCGACCCGACCAGGACACCGATGACGCCGCTGGAGTACGCCGAGAAGGCAGCGCGAGATATTGACCCCAAGCATGCCCACTACAAGCCCCGGGCGATCGAGGAACTCACGATCGTGCGCGCGTTGGACCGCCGTCACGCCATAGCACAGGCTGCTGCGCGAGACGACGTGCAAGCGGTACGGACGATGATCGATGCTGATCAGAACCTGCTGACGCCCGCGCTCTGGCCACCGGCGATCTTTCAGGCAAAGTCGCTGGAAATGGTGACGCTGTTGCTAGACAGTGGGCTGGACCCCAACGAATGCTCGGCCCCGCGCAAGCCACTGCACTTGGCGGCCGACCGGGGGCTGGTCGACGTCTTGCGGCTGCTGATGTCGCGCGGGGCGAGGCTGGAAGTTGTGGATGGCGAGAATATCACGCCGTACGAATTGGCCTTCTGCGGGTTGGCAACGCCACCGAACGTCGAGGCGGTCCGCCAGGTGCTTCGGGAAGGTGGGGCGGTTGATACGGTGTTCACGCACATCTACCTCGGCAACGACGACGCGGCCATCGCAATGCTGCGCGACGACTCGGCGCTAGCCGACGCACGGGGGCCTATTGGATTCACCGCCTTGCAGACGGCGGCCCGCGCAGGGCGCGTGGCCGTCATAGATGCGCTACTGGCGATGGGCGTGGCCGCCGACTCGCCAACAGGTGTTACCAACACACCGCTGTGGCTGGCGTGTCAGTCGAGTGCGAACGAAGCGGATCGAATCGCCATCGCGTCGCGTCTCTTGTCTGCCGGTGCTAACCCACGACGCGAGTGCGAGGACCGGTCGACCCCGCTCCACTTCGCGGCGTGGCGCGGGCCGCTGGCGATGGTGGAACTGTTGCTCCGCCACAATGCCAAGGAGTGGCTGCGTGACAAGAACGGCAAGTCGCCGATCAACTACGCCCGGGACGGTGGCGTCGCGGCGGACCGCGAGCAGATTATCGAGCTGCTGGATCGCCCTGTGATTCGCGATCCACATTTCAAGTCGGCGGTACAGGCCGTTCATGCTGGCGACCTAGCGACATTGAAGCGGCTGCTCTCCGATCATCCGAACCTGGCCAGTGACGCCGCGGAAGAGCCCGAGTGCTATCAGCCGGGGTACTTCAAGGACCCGAAGCTGCTCTGGTTTGTCGCGAACAACCCGACGTTGATGGCGGTTATGCCCGCCAACATTGTCGACTGCGCGGCGGCGATCATCGACGCAGGCGCCAAGCGGGCGGACCTCGATTACACGCTCGAACTGGTGATGACCAGCGACCCCGCCCGCGACCAGGGCCTTCAGCAACCACTGATGGCCCTCCTGCTGTCGCGCGGCGCGCAGGTGACGCCGCACGCGATCCACATCACCCTTGGCCATGCGCTGCGCGAGCCGGTGCAGGCGATGGTGAACCAGGGCCTACCAATGACCGCCTCGATCGCCGCCGGCCTTGGGCGCAACGACGACCTTACGCGCCTGCTGCCGACTGCCGACGCCGGGGAGCGTCACGCCGCGTTATCGATGGCGTGCATCAACCGCCAGCATGAGGCGGCGCGGCTTTGTCTGGATGCCGGTGCGGACGCGAACGCGTTCCTGCTCGTGCACGTCCACTCGACGCCGTTGCATCAGGCGGCGATCCACGACGATGTGGAGATGCTGAAACTGCTCGTGGCCAGCGGCGCGAACCTTAATACGTACGACACGCTCTGGAACAGCACGCCGTTGGGCTGGGCGATTCACGAAAACAAGCCCACAGCGGCGGCCTACCTGCGATCGATCGGGGCGACGTAG
- a CDS encoding nucleotidyl transferase AbiEii/AbiGii toxin family protein, translating into MSSFLDLIRAFNDASVEYVIVGGLATILHGHQRLTGDVDFVISLDPDNARRAVEAIGALGYLPRVPVNPRDFADADVRQSWVRDKGLMVMSFFDPKSPLLDVDLFVDYPVPETELWADSEVKDVGGLPVRVCSINHLIAMKLKAARAKDLEDVRVLRMIQADG; encoded by the coding sequence GTGTCATCCTTCCTGGACCTCATCCGCGCCTTCAACGACGCCTCGGTCGAGTACGTCATTGTCGGTGGTTTAGCGACGATCCTGCACGGTCACCAGCGGTTGACGGGTGACGTTGATTTCGTCATCTCGCTTGATCCGGACAACGCCCGGCGTGCGGTTGAGGCGATCGGTGCGCTAGGATACCTCCCGCGCGTGCCCGTGAACCCGCGCGACTTCGCCGATGCCGATGTTCGGCAGTCGTGGGTGCGGGATAAGGGACTGATGGTCATGTCGTTCTTCGACCCGAAGAGCCCGCTGCTCGACGTCGACCTGTTCGTCGACTACCCCGTTCCTGAAACCGAGTTGTGGGCCGATTCGGAAGTGAAGGACGTCGGCGGTCTACCCGTGCGGGTCTGTTCAATCAATCACCTGATCGCGATGAAACTGAAGGCCGCACGGGCGAAGGATTTGGAGGACGTGCGCGTGCTGCGCATGATTCAGGCCGATGGATAA
- the rpsO gene encoding 30S ribosomal protein S15 translates to MSITAELKSQILSDHKLHEKDTGSPEVQIALLTRQITELTDHLRTHKKDHSSRRGLLKMVSRRNSLLKYLTREDRTRYLAIIAKLGLRK, encoded by the coding sequence ATGTCGATCACCGCTGAACTGAAGAGCCAGATTCTGTCCGATCACAAGCTTCACGAGAAGGACACCGGTTCGCCGGAAGTTCAGATCGCGCTGCTTACCCGGCAGATCACCGAGCTCACCGACCACCTTCGCACGCACAAGAAGGATCACTCGTCGCGCCGCGGGCTGCTGAAGATGGTCAGCCGGCGTAACAGCCTGCTGAAGTACCTGACGCGCGAGGATCGCACGCGATACTTGGCGATCATCGCCAAGCTCGGCCTGCGTAAGTAA
- the pnp gene encoding polyribonucleotide nucleotidyltransferase: MPQAIRVERQIGGRTLSIETGSYAKLAAGAVTVQYGDTVVFGAVATANPREGIDFFPLQVDYRERRAAAGKFPGGFLKREGRPTTKEILTARLIDRPLRPLFPKGFIDEVQIHLNVLSFDGENDPDILAGIAASACVAISEIPFITPTAHVRVGKIEGKLVIQPTIEQVEYSDMDLVVAGTKHFVNMIEVGSREVPEDDVADAIEFGHKHVVEIAKMIEELAKKCGTVKNENKYAADPSVAETVRAKVYDQVREVKGKAGKADRAEATSAVLTKLLLEMAPPITDPNASYGAIIAQKTQAKKIRAAFSEVEESITREAILSGVRPDGRGFNDIRPISCEVGILPRVHGSAVFTRGETQAMCTVTLGTSSDEQMVDGLIPEYSQKFMLHYNFPSYSVGEVRPIRGPGRREIGHGALAERSLIAVLPPIDVFPYTVRIISDILESNGSSSMASSCGGCLALMDAGVPITKPVAGISVGLVQEGDKYELLTDIIGEEDHFGDMDFKVVGTTDGITAIQLDIKTEGITHKIIRDTLHRAKEARLKILAEMAKALPAPRKEISEYAPRLLTIKINPEKIGKIIGPGGKNIKALQESTGAQVDIEDDGTVYISSVDGAGAEKCRDIIEAMTAEVKIGKIYTGTVVSIKDFGAFVEIAPETDGLCHVSELSDKYVERVMDVVQMGQEIKVKVLLIDDQGRIKLSRKAAMQELGESDPDPAPREQREGDEAPAGDGGGDRPRGGDRGGRGGGGGGRSRGPRRD; encoded by the coding sequence ATGCCACAAGCCATTCGAGTTGAACGCCAGATCGGTGGACGGACGCTGTCGATCGAGACCGGCAGCTACGCCAAGCTCGCCGCCGGCGCCGTCACGGTGCAGTACGGCGACACGGTCGTCTTCGGTGCCGTCGCCACCGCCAACCCGCGCGAGGGCATCGACTTCTTCCCGCTGCAGGTCGACTACCGCGAGCGCCGCGCTGCCGCTGGCAAGTTCCCAGGCGGGTTCCTGAAGCGCGAAGGCCGCCCCACCACCAAGGAAATCCTGACTGCCCGCCTGATCGATCGTCCGCTGCGCCCGCTGTTCCCCAAGGGGTTCATCGACGAGGTGCAGATCCATTTGAACGTGCTGTCGTTCGATGGCGAGAACGATCCCGACATCCTCGCCGGCATCGCCGCCAGCGCGTGCGTGGCCATCAGCGAGATCCCGTTCATCACGCCGACCGCGCACGTGCGCGTCGGCAAGATCGAGGGCAAGCTGGTCATCCAGCCCACGATCGAGCAGGTTGAGTACAGCGACATGGACCTGGTCGTCGCCGGCACGAAGCACTTCGTGAACATGATTGAGGTCGGCAGCCGCGAAGTGCCCGAGGACGACGTCGCCGACGCGATCGAGTTCGGCCACAAGCACGTGGTCGAGATCGCGAAGATGATCGAGGAACTGGCCAAGAAGTGCGGCACCGTGAAGAACGAGAACAAGTACGCCGCCGATCCCAGCGTCGCCGAGACCGTGCGTGCCAAGGTCTACGATCAGGTGCGCGAGGTGAAGGGCAAGGCCGGCAAGGCCGACCGCGCCGAGGCAACCAGCGCCGTGCTGACGAAGCTGTTGCTGGAAATGGCCCCGCCGATCACCGATCCCAACGCGTCGTACGGCGCGATCATCGCCCAGAAGACGCAGGCCAAGAAGATCCGCGCCGCCTTCAGCGAAGTGGAAGAATCGATTACCCGCGAAGCCATCCTGTCGGGCGTCCGCCCCGATGGCCGCGGGTTCAACGACATCCGCCCGATCAGCTGCGAGGTCGGCATCCTGCCCCGCGTGCACGGGTCGGCCGTCTTCACGCGCGGCGAGACGCAGGCGATGTGCACCGTCACGCTCGGCACCAGCAGCGACGAGCAGATGGTCGACGGGCTGATCCCCGAGTACAGCCAGAAGTTCATGCTGCACTACAACTTCCCCAGCTACAGCGTGGGTGAGGTTCGCCCGATTCGCGGGCCCGGCCGTCGCGAGATCGGTCACGGCGCGCTCGCCGAGCGTAGCCTGATCGCCGTCCTGCCGCCGATCGACGTCTTCCCCTACACCGTCCGCATCATCAGCGACATTCTCGAGTCCAACGGCTCGTCGTCGATGGCTTCCAGCTGCGGCGGCTGCCTGGCGCTCATGGACGCCGGCGTGCCGATCACCAAGCCCGTCGCGGGCATCTCGGTCGGCCTGGTTCAGGAAGGCGACAAGTACGAGCTGCTGACCGACATCATCGGCGAGGAAGACCACTTCGGCGACATGGACTTCAAGGTTGTCGGCACGACCGATGGCATTACCGCCATCCAGCTCGACATCAAGACCGAAGGTATCACGCACAAGATCATTCGCGACACGCTTCACCGCGCGAAGGAAGCCCGCCTGAAAATCCTGGCCGAGATGGCCAAGGCCCTACCCGCCCCCCGTAAGGAGATCAGCGAGTACGCCCCGCGCCTGCTCACGATCAAGATCAACCCTGAGAAGATCGGCAAGATCATCGGGCCCGGCGGCAAGAACATCAAAGCCCTGCAGGAGTCGACCGGCGCTCAGGTCGACATCGAGGACGACGGCACGGTTTACATCTCCTCGGTGGACGGCGCCGGCGCCGAGAAGTGCCGCGACATCATCGAGGCGATGACCGCCGAGGTGAAGATAGGCAAGATCTACACCGGCACGGTCGTCAGCATTAAGGACTTCGGCGCGTTCGTCGAGATCGCCCCGGAGACCGATGGCCTCTGCCACGTCAGCGAGCTGTCCGACAAGTACGTCGAACGCGTGATGGACGTCGTGCAGATGGGCCAGGAGATCAAGGTGAAGGTGCTGCTGATCGACGATCAGGGCCGCATCAAGCTAAGCCGCAAGGCCGCGATGCAGGAACTGGGCGAGAGCGACCCCGATCCCGCTCCGCGCGAGCAGCGCGAAGGCGACGAAGCCCCCGCCGGTGACGGTGGCGGCGACCGACCCCGCGGTGGCGACCGTGGTGGCCGCGGTGGTGGTGGCGGTGGCCGCAGCCGCGGCCCGCGCCGGGACTAA
- a CDS encoding HTH domain-containing protein, producing the protein MAQELPWRKAIEIVLASSPAPLHYQEITKRIIDQALRTSLGATPAATVNAQMATSIKHDGSASPYVRVAKGTFTLRNSSADVPIVPAKLTPDVVESEETEEQYEIITSFGMFWRRAGVEWSATPKLLGMQQIGTTPVDFFKQLGIYLLYDGREVIYVGRTTDRPLGRRLYEHTLDRLSTRWDRFSWFGLLPVSDKGQLGHLPVTFEAANLIPALEAILIESLEPRQNRKRGDDLAAVEYVQRVDPEIEKRRMKAALDAVVNKL; encoded by the coding sequence GTGGCGCAGGAACTACCGTGGCGGAAGGCCATTGAAATCGTGTTGGCGTCGTCGCCGGCCCCCTTGCACTATCAGGAGATCACCAAGCGCATCATCGACCAAGCCCTTCGCACGTCGCTGGGAGCGACGCCAGCCGCCACAGTGAATGCGCAGATGGCCACGTCCATTAAGCATGACGGGTCAGCATCCCCATACGTGCGCGTAGCGAAGGGAACCTTCACGCTTCGGAACAGCTCTGCCGACGTTCCCATTGTTCCCGCGAAGCTAACGCCTGATGTTGTTGAGTCGGAGGAAACAGAGGAACAGTACGAGATTATCACCTCGTTCGGCATGTTCTGGCGCCGCGCAGGCGTAGAGTGGAGCGCGACACCCAAGCTGCTCGGCATGCAGCAGATCGGCACCACGCCGGTCGACTTCTTCAAGCAGTTGGGCATTTACTTGCTTTATGATGGCCGGGAGGTGATCTACGTCGGTCGCACTACCGATCGGCCGCTTGGCCGGCGGCTTTATGAGCACACGCTCGATCGCCTATCGACGCGGTGGGACCGCTTCTCGTGGTTCGGGCTTCTTCCGGTATCGGATAAAGGTCAACTCGGCCATCTGCCTGTAACTTTCGAGGCCGCCAATCTCATCCCTGCGCTGGAAGCCATTTTGATCGAGTCGCTCGAGCCGCGTCAGAACCGAAAGCGTGGCGACGATCTGGCCGCGGTGGAGTATGTCCAACGCGTCGACCCCGAAATTGAGAAAAGACGCATGAAGGCGGCGCTGGACGCCGTGGTCAACAAGCTATAG
- a CDS encoding PP2C family protein-serine/threonine phosphatase, producing the protein MSDGHVLQCMEVWGGNQAVDSSVHLAGLDAWVYSKPYEGAGAGGDVYYVSSCATGRITRLLVADVSGHGVGVADLAEALRQLMRQHVNHLELKQFVASMNREFAARSAVNIFATAVVTTYFAPTSTLTLCNAGHPPPLIYRAATRQWQFLDHEMADDGSFTNFPLGIMTDVAYQQLDVTLDEGDLVLCYTDSLMEILDDAGQQLNLEGLRDVVQRVAIDDAATLIPRLLNAIETRCGHHIEADDATLMLFRPNPLTANPSPVRNLVAPFKVAASLVRAIRSGDRAFALPEMTVVNLGGAIIPSLSRRRRKG; encoded by the coding sequence ATGTCCGACGGTCACGTTTTACAATGCATGGAAGTGTGGGGCGGCAACCAAGCCGTCGACAGCAGCGTCCATCTGGCCGGGCTGGACGCGTGGGTCTACTCCAAGCCATATGAGGGCGCCGGGGCCGGGGGCGACGTCTACTACGTCTCCAGTTGTGCCACCGGGCGCATCACGCGGTTGCTCGTGGCGGACGTTTCCGGTCATGGCGTCGGCGTCGCCGATCTGGCCGAGGCGCTGCGGCAGTTGATGCGTCAGCACGTCAACCACCTCGAGCTGAAGCAGTTCGTCGCGAGCATGAACCGCGAGTTCGCCGCGCGGTCGGCGGTCAACATCTTCGCCACCGCGGTCGTTACGACGTACTTCGCCCCCACGTCGACGTTAACGCTCTGCAACGCCGGCCACCCACCACCGCTCATCTATCGGGCGGCGACCCGGCAGTGGCAGTTCCTGGACCACGAGATGGCCGACGACGGATCGTTCACGAACTTCCCGCTGGGCATCATGACTGATGTGGCCTACCAGCAGCTCGACGTTACGCTGGACGAGGGGGACCTGGTCCTGTGCTACACGGATTCGCTGATGGAGATCCTCGACGACGCGGGCCAGCAACTGAACCTGGAGGGCTTGCGCGACGTCGTGCAGCGCGTTGCGATCGACGACGCCGCCACGCTCATCCCGCGCCTGCTGAACGCGATCGAGACGCGCTGCGGGCACCACATCGAGGCCGACGACGCCACGCTGATGCTCTTCCGCCCCAACCCGCTCACCGCCAACCCCTCCCCCGTCCGCAACCTCGTCGCCCCGTTTAAGGTGGCCGCATCCCTCGTGCGCGCAATCCGCAGCGGCGACCGTGCGTTCGCGTTGCCGGAGATGACCGTGGTCAACTTGGGTGGGGCGATCATCCCCTCGCTCAGCCGCAGGCGAAGAAAGGGCTAA
- a CDS encoding NAD-dependent epimerase/dehydratase family protein: protein MNVVITGSSGQIGTNLALSLLKRGDSVLGIDKRPNAWTNDFPTHTVDLVAAARANRPVEVPTTPHVIVHLAAWAKVHQLVKEPEKSLENVDMTFAALELARRNKTPIIFGSSREVYGDVRRHVTDESMADFVVAESPYSASKIAGEAFFYSYAKCYGLPVLVFRFSNVYGRFDNDLERMERVIPLFVRKIAAGEPICVYGRDKMLDFTYVDDCVSGLLAGIDALHSRRVTNQTINLAYGQGQTLFDLVNLIETAVGRDAIATYEKPLTGEVTRYVADISRAKTLLGYDPQTPLTKGIGKYVKWCRETQWLS, encoded by the coding sequence ATGAACGTTGTGATCACCGGTTCGTCGGGGCAGATCGGCACCAACCTCGCCCTGTCGCTGTTGAAGCGCGGCGACAGTGTCCTGGGCATCGACAAGCGTCCCAACGCCTGGACCAACGACTTTCCTACGCACACTGTCGACCTCGTGGCGGCCGCTCGAGCGAACCGTCCGGTCGAAGTGCCGACCACGCCGCACGTCATCGTTCACCTGGCGGCTTGGGCGAAAGTTCACCAGCTCGTGAAGGAGCCGGAGAAGTCGCTGGAGAACGTCGACATGACGTTCGCGGCGCTGGAATTGGCGCGTCGCAACAAGACGCCGATCATCTTCGGCAGCAGCCGTGAGGTGTACGGCGACGTGCGGCGGCACGTGACAGACGAATCGATGGCCGACTTCGTCGTCGCGGAGTCGCCCTACAGCGCCAGCAAGATCGCCGGCGAGGCGTTCTTTTACAGCTACGCCAAGTGCTACGGCCTGCCGGTGCTCGTCTTCCGCTTTAGCAACGTCTATGGCCGGTTCGACAACGATCTGGAACGCATGGAGCGCGTGATCCCGCTCTTCGTGCGCAAGATTGCCGCCGGCGAGCCGATCTGCGTCTACGGGCGCGATAAGATGCTGGACTTCACCTACGTCGACGACTGCGTGAGCGGCCTGCTGGCCGGCATCGACGCGCTGCATTCCCGCCGGGTCACCAACCAGACGATCAACCTTGCCTACGGCCAAGGGCAAACGCTGTTCGACCTGGTGAACCTGATCGAGACCGCCGTCGGCCGCGACGCGATCGCGACGTACGAGAAGCCGCTCACGGGCGAGGTGACGCGCTACGTCGCCGACATCAGCCGCGCGAAGACGTTGCTGGGCTACGACCCGCAGACACCCTTGACGAAGGGGATTGGGAAGTACGTGAAGTGGTGCCGCGAGACCCAGTGGCTGAGTTAG